The Corylus avellana chromosome ca8, CavTom2PMs-1.0 genome has a segment encoding these proteins:
- the LOC132190813 gene encoding uncharacterized protein LOC132190813 encodes MGGERWREVGGRLRKAVKKLKLLLSFNARRWCLGGSNIGSFSYRRRLSFDDRLGLHGCIEDNKSDGGDRSATRSIQRATSFASDDDIDKRAEIFIANFRRQLRFERKVSLELSYCRSTGSSFKSNKEI; translated from the coding sequence ATGGGTGGAGAGAGATGGCGCGAGGTAGGCGGCCGCCTGAGGAAGGCGGTGaagaaattaaaacttttgCTTAGTTTTAACGCAAGGAGATGGTGCTTGGGTGGTTCGAATATTGGTAGCTTTTCCTATAGGCGCCGCTTAAGCTTTGATGACCGTCTGGGATTGCATGGATGCATCGAGGATAATAAATCCGACGGAGGAGATCGTTCGGCGACTCGGAGTATTCAACGAGCCACCAGTTTTGCTTCGGATGATGACATTGATAAGAGGGCGGAGATTTTCATTGCAAATTTTCGTCGCCAGCTTCGTTTTGAAAGGAAGGTTTCTTTGGAGCTAAGTTACTGTAGATCTACAGGGAGTAGTttcaaaagcaacaaagagATTTAG
- the LOC132190814 gene encoding leucine-rich repeat receptor protein kinase HPCA1-like: protein MSFNPPDLFGPYYLIAYAYYTESNKGGSSRIIIGAAVGCSLLLLLLVVAGVYAFRQKKRAERAIEQNNPFANWDQNMGSGGVPQLKGARRFSFEELKKYTNNFSEANSIGSGGYGKVYRGTLSTGKLIAIKRAQRDSMQGGHEFKTEIELLSRVHHKNLVTLEGFCFEQAEQMLVYEYIPNGTVMDSLSGKSGIRLNWMRRLRVALGAARGLVYLHEHANPPIIHRDIKSNNILLDESLNAKVVDFGISKPMLDSQRTHVSTQVKGTLGYMDPEYYMTQQLNEKSDVYSFGVLLLELITAKRPIERGKYIVTVVRNAMDKTKELYNIHEILDPAIGLGTMPKGLEKFVDLAMRCVEESGAKRPTMGEVVKEIEIIIQLSGLNPNVESASTSATYEEAGNSRSLHPYSDDNFYYSGPFPSSIMHPK from the exons ATGAGTTTCAACCCACCAGATCTGTTTGGACCCTATTATCTTATTGCTTATGCATATTATACAG AATCAAATAAAGGGGGAAGCAGTCGCATTATAATTGGAGCAGCAGTTGGTTGTTCTCTCCTTTTGTTATTACTAGTAGTTGCAGGAGTATATGCTTTCCGCCAAAAGAAAAGAGCAGAAAGAGCTATTGAACAGAATAATCCCTTTG caaattgggatcagAATATGGGAAGTGGTGGCGTTCCCCAATTAAAAGGAGCCAGGCGGTTCTCGTTTGAAGAGCTTAAGAAATACACCAACAATTTTTCAGAAGCGAATAGTATTGGATCTGGGGGTTATGGGAAG GTCTATCGGGGGACTCTTTCCACTGGGAAACTGATTGCCATCAAGCGAGCTCAAAGAGATTCTATGCAGGGTGGCCATGAATTCAAAACTGAGATTGAACTTCTATCAAGGGTCCATCACAAGAATCTTGTCACCCTTGAGGGTTTCTGTTTTGAGCAAGCTGAACAAATGCTGGTATATGAGTATATTCCAAATGGTACTGTGATGGATAGTCTTTCAG GGAAGTCAGGAATCAGGTTAAATTGGATGAGGAGACTTAGAGTGGCCCTTGGTGCAGCCAGGGGTCTGGTCTATCTTCACGAACATGCGAATCCTCCCATCATACATAGGGACATCAAATCAAATAACATCCTTTTAGATGAAAGTTTAAATGCAAAAGTTGTCGATTTTGGAATCTCCAAGCCTATGTTGGACAGCCAAAGGACTCATGTCTCCACTCAAGTCAAAGGAACATTG GGATACATGGATCCTGAATATTACATGACCCAACAACTAAATGAGAAGAGTGATGTCTATAGCTTTGGAGTGTTACTGTTGGAGCTAATAACTGCAAAAAGGCCAATAGAGCGAGGGAAGTATATCGTAACAGTGGTAAGGAATGCAATGGATAAGACAAAAGAATTATACAATATTCATGAAATTCTTGACCCAGCCATTGGTTTGGGAACAATGCCGAAAGGTTTAGAAAAGTTTGTGGACCTGGCAATGAGGTGTGTTGAAGAATCAGGAGCCAAACGTCCTACAATGGGTGAGGTGGTAAAAGAAATTGAGATCATTATTCAGCTTTCTGGGTTGAACCCCAATGTTGAATCTGCATCCACTTCGGCAACTTATGAGGAAGCCGGTAACAGTCGTTCCCTCCACCCTTACAGCGATGATAACTTTTATTATAGTGGGCCCTTCCCTTCTTCAATAATGCATCCTAAGTGA